A window of Rhinatrema bivittatum chromosome 2, aRhiBiv1.1, whole genome shotgun sequence contains these coding sequences:
- the LOC115083639 gene encoding oocyte zinc finger protein XlCOF6-like isoform X2: MKENYETLSSLETDHERINSEILSSWIKQEEPYVWDPQESGERDVTHSYPGDDENKQEQKREESREEHSLEMEQIRRDLGNFFENISQGTERRNTRNSLQDSEKKQQDPPGDSLDGVTACERSDRELRDIPEHQRHLRAERPFQSNSDQITSDLHQKKGKGKEYFLHDTCGKSFGRKYNLLFQQRTHTGERAFLSSQCRNCFKQKVDLNLHQRIHSQMKHSQCTECREMFVRKESLSIPQRKHTGKRLSACTDCMKSCNCKPSLTKYLQQHKEERTSLCDELGESFLQMKALTIYQKTVTGKISKIENRPMIEDSEIKELPREKLFTCTECDKSFIYLSQLKRHQRIHTGEKPFTCGECSKGFNQLSHLQRHERCHLGEKLFTCTECNKSFISRSLLRNHQRIHMGIKQFTCTECNKNFIQLSNLKIHERIHTGEKPFICSECKKTFISLSVLRRHQRIHLREKPFSCSECKKGFIQLSQLKTHKMSHTVGKPFICPECNKGYIQLSHLTIHKRIHTGEKPFICNECNKSFISLSVLKRHQRIHMGIKQFSCAQCNETFILLSHLKSHERKHSEEKQFACTECGKTFSQLGCLKSHQSCHIVCTECNKSFDSQLLLKIHQRSHMEQKLVTCPECNKVLMSRSRLKIHQRTHTGENLFTCTDCNKSFIQLSHLKIHERVHTGERPFNCTECKKSFISLCVLRRHQRIHTGERPFTCPKCNKGFIQLSRLKMHQMSHTGEKPFACTECKKGFIQLSHLKIHQRIHTGEKPFVCPECGKSFIQLSHLKIHRWTHAPEKPFKCPECNKSFCQNSDLRKHWRRHRGEGKADSCISGMYGDGQECRSPGVGKTT; the protein is encoded by the exons atgaaggagaattatgagaccctgagcTCCCTAG AAACGGATCATGAAAGGATCAATTCTGAAATATTATCATCATGGATAAAACAAGAAGAGCCATATGTCTGGGATCCCCAGGAATCAGGAGAGAGAGATGTTACTCACTCATACCCAG GAGATGATGAGAACAAACAGGagcagaagagggaggagagtcgCGAAGAACATTCTCTAGAAATGGAACAAATCCGAAGAGACTTAGGAAATTTCTTTGAGAATATTTCTCAGGGGACTGAGAGAAGAAACACAAGGAATAGTCTGCAGGATTCAGAGAAGAAGCAGCAAGACCCTCCAGGTGACTCACTGGATGGAGTCACTGCATGTGAGAGAAGTGACAGGGAGCTCAGAGACATTCCTGAGCACCAGAGACAcctgagagcagagagacccttTCAGAGTAATAGTGATCAAATTACTTCTGACCTTCACCAgaagaaggggaaagggaaggaatacTTTTTACATGACACCTGTGGAAAAAGTTTTGGTAGgaaatataatttattatttcaGCAGAGAACCCATACTGGGGAAAGAGCCTTTCTGTCCTCTCAGTGTAGAAATTGTTTCAAACAGAAGGTAGACTTGAAtttacaccagagaatccatagTCAAATGAAACATTCTCAATGTACTGAGTGTAGGGAAATGTTTGTGCGGAAAGAATCATTATCAATACCCCAAAGAAAACACACTGGAAAGAGACTCTCAGCATGTACTGATTGTATGAAATCCTGTAATTGCAAACCTTCCTTAACGAAGTACCTACAACAGCATAAAGAAGAAAGAACATCTTTATGTGATGAACTGGGGGAAAGCTTCCTTCAAATGAAAGCTTTAACAATATACCAAAAAACAGTCACAGGAAAAATAAGCAAAATTGAAAACCGTCCTATGATTGAAGATAGTGAAATAAAGGAGTTACCTAGAGAGAAACTGTTTACATGTACCGAGTGTGACAAAAGCTTCATTTATTTATCACAGCTAAAAAGGCACCAAAGGatccatacaggagagaaaccatttacatgtggcGAATGTAGTAAAGGTTTCAATCAACTATCACATCTGCAACGACACGAAAGGTGTCACCTTGGAGAAAAACtgtttacatgtactgagtgcaATAAAAGTTTCATATCTCGATCACTTCTGAGAAACCACCAAAGGATCCACATGGGTATCAAACAATTTACATGTACAGAGTGTAATAAAAATTTCATTCAGTTATCCAATCTGAAAATTCATGAAAGAATCCACACGGGAGAGAAGCCATTTATATGTTCAGAATGTAAGAAAACTTTCATTTCTCTATCAGTTCTAAGAAGGCACCAAAGAATCCACCTGCGAGAAaaaccattttcatgttctgagTGTAAGAAAGGTTTCATTCAGCTATCACAGCTGAAAACACACAAAATGAGCCACACTGTGGGGAAACCATTTATATGTCCTGAGTGTAATAAAGGCTACATTCAGCTATCACATCTAACAATTCACAAACGGATTCACACAGGCGAGAAACCTTTCATATGTAATGAATGCAATAAAAGCTTTATTTCTTTGTCAGTTCTGAAAAGGCATCAACGGATCCACATGGGAATTAAACAATTTTCATGTGCTCAATGTAATGAAACTTTCATTCTCCTATCACATCTGAAAAGCCACGAAAGAAAGCATAGTGAAGAGAaacaatttgcatgcactgagtgTGGTAAAACCTTCAGTCAGTTGGGATGTCTTAAAAGTCACCAAAGTTGTCACATTGTATGTACTGAGTGTAATAAAAGTTTTGATTCTCAATTACTGCTGAAAATTCATCAAAGGAGTCACATGGAACAGAAACTCGTTACATGTCCTGAGTGTAATAAAGTTTTGATGTCTCGATCACGTCTAAAAATTCACCAGAGGACACACACAGGGGAGAATCTATTTACATGTACTGATTGTAATAAAAGTTTCATTCAGTTATCACATCTGAAAATCCATGAAAGGGTCCACACAGGAGAAAGACCATTTAATTGTACCGAATGCAAAAAATCCTTCATTTCTCTATGTGTGTTGAGAAGGCACCAAAGAATACACACAGGGGAGAGACCTTTCACATGTCCTAAATGTAATAAAGGATTCATTCAACTATCACGGTTGAAAATGCACCAAATGAGCCacacaggtgagaaaccatttgcatgtactgaatgTAAAAAAGGTTTCATTCAGTTatcacatttgaaaattcaccaaaggattcacactggagagaaaccttTTGTGTGTCCTGAGTGTGGCAAAAGTTTCATTCAGCTGTCACATCTGAAAATTCACCGCTGGACCCATGCGCCTGAGAAACCATTTAAGTGTCCTGAATGTAATAAGAGCTTCTGTCAGAACTCAGATTTAAGAAAACATTGGCGGAGACACAGAGGAGAAGGAAAAGCTGATAGCTGCATTTCTGGAATGTATGGAGATGGACAAGAATGCCGGAGTCCAGGAGTGGGGAAGACTACCTAA
- the LOC115083639 gene encoding oocyte zinc finger protein XlCOF6-like isoform X1: protein MAAGLSAQQVPVTFEDITIYFSQEEWAYLDEGQKELYKEVMKENYETLSSLETDHERINSEILSSWIKQEEPYVWDPQESGERDVTHSYPGDDENKQEQKREESREEHSLEMEQIRRDLGNFFENISQGTERRNTRNSLQDSEKKQQDPPGDSLDGVTACERSDRELRDIPEHQRHLRAERPFQSNSDQITSDLHQKKGKGKEYFLHDTCGKSFGRKYNLLFQQRTHTGERAFLSSQCRNCFKQKVDLNLHQRIHSQMKHSQCTECREMFVRKESLSIPQRKHTGKRLSACTDCMKSCNCKPSLTKYLQQHKEERTSLCDELGESFLQMKALTIYQKTVTGKISKIENRPMIEDSEIKELPREKLFTCTECDKSFIYLSQLKRHQRIHTGEKPFTCGECSKGFNQLSHLQRHERCHLGEKLFTCTECNKSFISRSLLRNHQRIHMGIKQFTCTECNKNFIQLSNLKIHERIHTGEKPFICSECKKTFISLSVLRRHQRIHLREKPFSCSECKKGFIQLSQLKTHKMSHTVGKPFICPECNKGYIQLSHLTIHKRIHTGEKPFICNECNKSFISLSVLKRHQRIHMGIKQFSCAQCNETFILLSHLKSHERKHSEEKQFACTECGKTFSQLGCLKSHQSCHIVCTECNKSFDSQLLLKIHQRSHMEQKLVTCPECNKVLMSRSRLKIHQRTHTGENLFTCTDCNKSFIQLSHLKIHERVHTGERPFNCTECKKSFISLCVLRRHQRIHTGERPFTCPKCNKGFIQLSRLKMHQMSHTGEKPFACTECKKGFIQLSHLKIHQRIHTGEKPFVCPECGKSFIQLSHLKIHRWTHAPEKPFKCPECNKSFCQNSDLRKHWRRHRGEGKADSCISGMYGDGQECRSPGVGKTT, encoded by the exons atggctgcagggctttctgctcagcag gtgccggtgacATTTGAGGACATCACAATCTACTTCTCTCAGGAGGAGTGGGCgtatttagatgaagggcagaaggagctttacaaggaagtgatgaaggagaattatgagaccctgagcTCCCTAG AAACGGATCATGAAAGGATCAATTCTGAAATATTATCATCATGGATAAAACAAGAAGAGCCATATGTCTGGGATCCCCAGGAATCAGGAGAGAGAGATGTTACTCACTCATACCCAG GAGATGATGAGAACAAACAGGagcagaagagggaggagagtcgCGAAGAACATTCTCTAGAAATGGAACAAATCCGAAGAGACTTAGGAAATTTCTTTGAGAATATTTCTCAGGGGACTGAGAGAAGAAACACAAGGAATAGTCTGCAGGATTCAGAGAAGAAGCAGCAAGACCCTCCAGGTGACTCACTGGATGGAGTCACTGCATGTGAGAGAAGTGACAGGGAGCTCAGAGACATTCCTGAGCACCAGAGACAcctgagagcagagagacccttTCAGAGTAATAGTGATCAAATTACTTCTGACCTTCACCAgaagaaggggaaagggaaggaatacTTTTTACATGACACCTGTGGAAAAAGTTTTGGTAGgaaatataatttattatttcaGCAGAGAACCCATACTGGGGAAAGAGCCTTTCTGTCCTCTCAGTGTAGAAATTGTTTCAAACAGAAGGTAGACTTGAAtttacaccagagaatccatagTCAAATGAAACATTCTCAATGTACTGAGTGTAGGGAAATGTTTGTGCGGAAAGAATCATTATCAATACCCCAAAGAAAACACACTGGAAAGAGACTCTCAGCATGTACTGATTGTATGAAATCCTGTAATTGCAAACCTTCCTTAACGAAGTACCTACAACAGCATAAAGAAGAAAGAACATCTTTATGTGATGAACTGGGGGAAAGCTTCCTTCAAATGAAAGCTTTAACAATATACCAAAAAACAGTCACAGGAAAAATAAGCAAAATTGAAAACCGTCCTATGATTGAAGATAGTGAAATAAAGGAGTTACCTAGAGAGAAACTGTTTACATGTACCGAGTGTGACAAAAGCTTCATTTATTTATCACAGCTAAAAAGGCACCAAAGGatccatacaggagagaaaccatttacatgtggcGAATGTAGTAAAGGTTTCAATCAACTATCACATCTGCAACGACACGAAAGGTGTCACCTTGGAGAAAAACtgtttacatgtactgagtgcaATAAAAGTTTCATATCTCGATCACTTCTGAGAAACCACCAAAGGATCCACATGGGTATCAAACAATTTACATGTACAGAGTGTAATAAAAATTTCATTCAGTTATCCAATCTGAAAATTCATGAAAGAATCCACACGGGAGAGAAGCCATTTATATGTTCAGAATGTAAGAAAACTTTCATTTCTCTATCAGTTCTAAGAAGGCACCAAAGAATCCACCTGCGAGAAaaaccattttcatgttctgagTGTAAGAAAGGTTTCATTCAGCTATCACAGCTGAAAACACACAAAATGAGCCACACTGTGGGGAAACCATTTATATGTCCTGAGTGTAATAAAGGCTACATTCAGCTATCACATCTAACAATTCACAAACGGATTCACACAGGCGAGAAACCTTTCATATGTAATGAATGCAATAAAAGCTTTATTTCTTTGTCAGTTCTGAAAAGGCATCAACGGATCCACATGGGAATTAAACAATTTTCATGTGCTCAATGTAATGAAACTTTCATTCTCCTATCACATCTGAAAAGCCACGAAAGAAAGCATAGTGAAGAGAaacaatttgcatgcactgagtgTGGTAAAACCTTCAGTCAGTTGGGATGTCTTAAAAGTCACCAAAGTTGTCACATTGTATGTACTGAGTGTAATAAAAGTTTTGATTCTCAATTACTGCTGAAAATTCATCAAAGGAGTCACATGGAACAGAAACTCGTTACATGTCCTGAGTGTAATAAAGTTTTGATGTCTCGATCACGTCTAAAAATTCACCAGAGGACACACACAGGGGAGAATCTATTTACATGTACTGATTGTAATAAAAGTTTCATTCAGTTATCACATCTGAAAATCCATGAAAGGGTCCACACAGGAGAAAGACCATTTAATTGTACCGAATGCAAAAAATCCTTCATTTCTCTATGTGTGTTGAGAAGGCACCAAAGAATACACACAGGGGAGAGACCTTTCACATGTCCTAAATGTAATAAAGGATTCATTCAACTATCACGGTTGAAAATGCACCAAATGAGCCacacaggtgagaaaccatttgcatgtactgaatgTAAAAAAGGTTTCATTCAGTTatcacatttgaaaattcaccaaaggattcacactggagagaaaccttTTGTGTGTCCTGAGTGTGGCAAAAGTTTCATTCAGCTGTCACATCTGAAAATTCACCGCTGGACCCATGCGCCTGAGAAACCATTTAAGTGTCCTGAATGTAATAAGAGCTTCTGTCAGAACTCAGATTTAAGAAAACATTGGCGGAGACACAGAGGAGAAGGAAAAGCTGATAGCTGCATTTCTGGAATGTATGGAGATGGACAAGAATGCCGGAGTCCAGGAGTGGGGAAGACTACCTAA